Proteins encoded by one window of Lacipirellulaceae bacterium:
- the ilvN gene encoding acetolactate synthase small subunit → MRHVISALVQNVPGVLSHVSGMLASRGYNLDSLAVGETEDKSLSRMTFVVRGDDSVLDQVRKQLEKIVTVVKVDDISAQDYVERDLMLIKVAAKDAQRAEIHELCSIFRGKVVDVGPENVVVEISGPEKKIEAFIDLMRPFGITELARTGRIAMVRGVNRHNGEAQE, encoded by the coding sequence ATGCGACACGTTATCTCTGCCCTCGTCCAAAACGTCCCGGGTGTGCTTTCGCACGTTTCGGGCATGCTCGCCTCGCGCGGGTACAACCTCGATTCTTTGGCGGTCGGTGAGACCGAGGACAAAAGTCTCTCCCGCATGACCTTTGTGGTCCGGGGGGACGATAGCGTGCTGGATCAGGTGCGGAAGCAACTGGAGAAGATCGTCACTGTTGTGAAGGTCGACGACATCAGCGCCCAGGACTATGTCGAGCGCGATCTCATGCTCATCAAGGTGGCGGCGAAGGACGCGCAGCGGGCGGAGATTCACGAGCTGTGCTCGATCTTCCGCGGCAAAGTCGTCGACGTCGGGCCCGAGAATGTCGTCGTGGAAATCTCCGGTCCTGAGAAGAAGATCGAGGCGTTCATCGACCTCATGCGACCCTTCGGCATCACCGAGCTTGCCCGCACGGGACGCATCGCAATGGTGCGAGGTGTGAATCGTCACAACGGCGAAGCTCAGGAATAG
- the uvrA gene encoding excinuclease ABC subunit UvrA: MSAIALPKQQEPSAPAPSAGDIRIRGARTHNLKNIDLNIPQRKLVVITGLSGSGKSSLAFDTLLAEGQRQYIESLSVYARQFFNQMQRPDVDVIEGLQPTIAIDQHAGSANPRSTVATVTEIYDFLRVLMARTADVACPECGLPISQQSAGEIQEAIEALPLDTKVMILAPMVRGRKGKHADVMERIRKEGFVRVRIDGVTYEVEDAPELTAQKPHDIEAVVDRVIVREGLENRLAESVRLALKHGEGALRITYLTPLDKVQANGSSTKEVTAENGWRERVYSTQYACPDCKLSLAEVEPRTFSFNSPYGACEECEGLAAREAFDPELVIPDLSLSLADGAIAPWHGSTAAARKKQAKLLGPLLNKHKVLQDTPLEKWSAKAREQLLHGDNGKFVGLLKHLEMDYAAAKRESVREKLAEFRGVTPCPACEGSRLQPEARSCRLGGLAIHEIVRMTVEQALAYFESLQFPPTQQPIGEPLVTEIVKRLTFLLKVGVDYLTLDRPADTLSGGERQRVRLATGIGSGLVGVLYVLDEPSIGLHPRDNARLIEALRELQQQGNTVLVVEHDEELMRAADWLIDIGPGAGTQGGTIVAEGTPEEVASNESSITGGYLSQRLRIEPPAKRRKAVKSRTVHLEGASLNNLQNVKFDMPLGLLHCVTGVSGSGKSSLVIDTVAKALANKLNGASQRPGPYKKLQGVSKLTRLIHVDQSPIGRTPRSNPATFTGIFDEIRRIFAGTKHSKQLGYKLGRFSFNTKGGRCEHCQGQGVERVEMRFLPDLFVTCPVCYGKQFNRQTLAVRYREKSIADVLAMSIEEAVGFFENHEAVHKMLTSLVDVGLGYLTLGQRSTTLSGGEAQRIKLAAELGRPSNGHTLYILDEPTTGLHAADIDRLLKVLHGLVDLGHTVLVIEHHTDVIRNADWVTDLGPEGGAEGGRILAAGTPEDIAECEESFTGQWL; encoded by the coding sequence ATGTCCGCGATTGCCCTCCCAAAGCAGCAAGAACCCTCGGCCCCTGCGCCCTCTGCCGGGGACATCCGCATCCGCGGAGCGCGGACGCACAATCTTAAGAACATCGATCTCAACATCCCGCAGCGGAAGCTGGTCGTCATCACCGGACTGAGCGGTTCGGGCAAAAGTTCGCTCGCCTTCGATACCCTGCTGGCCGAGGGGCAACGGCAGTACATTGAGTCGCTGTCCGTCTACGCGCGGCAGTTCTTCAACCAGATGCAGCGGCCCGATGTCGATGTGATCGAGGGGCTGCAGCCGACGATTGCCATTGACCAGCACGCCGGGAGCGCCAACCCGCGGAGTACGGTGGCGACCGTGACGGAGATCTATGATTTCTTGCGCGTGCTGATGGCCCGCACGGCGGATGTTGCTTGCCCGGAATGTGGCCTGCCGATTTCTCAGCAGTCAGCGGGCGAGATCCAGGAAGCGATCGAGGCCCTGCCGCTCGACACGAAGGTGATGATCCTCGCCCCGATGGTGCGGGGGCGAAAAGGGAAGCATGCCGACGTGATGGAGCGTATCCGCAAGGAAGGCTTCGTGCGGGTGCGGATTGATGGAGTGACTTACGAGGTCGAGGACGCGCCCGAGCTGACGGCCCAAAAGCCGCACGATATTGAGGCGGTCGTGGATCGGGTGATCGTGCGCGAGGGACTGGAGAATCGCCTCGCCGAATCGGTCCGCCTCGCACTGAAGCACGGCGAGGGCGCGTTACGGATCACCTACCTCACGCCGCTGGACAAGGTGCAGGCAAATGGCTCTAGCACTAAAGAAGTCACCGCGGAAAACGGCTGGCGGGAGCGCGTGTACAGCACGCAGTACGCTTGCCCCGACTGCAAGTTGAGCCTCGCCGAAGTCGAGCCCCGTACGTTTAGCTTCAACAGCCCCTACGGTGCCTGCGAGGAGTGCGAGGGGCTCGCCGCACGGGAAGCGTTTGACCCTGAGTTGGTGATTCCAGACCTAAGTCTTTCACTGGCCGACGGGGCGATTGCTCCCTGGCACGGCTCGACGGCTGCAGCACGGAAGAAGCAGGCAAAGCTGCTCGGACCGCTGCTCAATAAGCACAAGGTGCTGCAAGACACGCCGCTAGAAAAATGGTCCGCCAAGGCACGCGAACAACTACTACATGGCGACAACGGCAAGTTTGTGGGTTTGCTGAAACACCTCGAAATGGACTACGCCGCGGCGAAGCGGGAGAGCGTTCGAGAGAAGCTCGCCGAGTTCCGCGGCGTCACACCCTGCCCTGCTTGCGAAGGTTCTCGTCTGCAGCCCGAAGCGCGTTCTTGCCGGCTGGGCGGCCTAGCGATTCACGAAATCGTCCGAATGACCGTCGAGCAGGCACTCGCGTATTTCGAGTCCCTGCAGTTTCCGCCAACGCAGCAGCCAATCGGCGAGCCGTTGGTCACAGAGATCGTCAAGCGACTCACGTTTCTGCTCAAGGTGGGCGTCGACTATCTCACGCTCGATCGCCCCGCGGATACGCTCAGCGGTGGCGAACGGCAGCGGGTTCGTTTGGCCACAGGGATTGGCTCGGGACTGGTTGGCGTGCTCTATGTCTTGGACGAACCGTCCATCGGCTTGCATCCCCGAGACAACGCACGGCTGATCGAAGCGTTGCGCGAACTGCAACAGCAAGGCAACACCGTGCTGGTGGTCGAGCACGACGAAGAACTGATGCGGGCCGCCGATTGGCTGATCGACATTGGCCCAGGGGCGGGCACGCAAGGCGGCACGATCGTCGCGGAAGGAACCCCCGAGGAGGTTGCCTCCAACGAAAGTTCGATCACGGGTGGCTATCTCTCGCAGAGGTTGCGGATCGAGCCGCCTGCCAAACGGCGCAAAGCAGTAAAGTCGCGGACCGTACATCTGGAAGGGGCCTCGCTTAACAATTTGCAGAACGTCAAGTTCGACATGCCCTTGGGGCTCTTGCATTGTGTGACCGGCGTGAGCGGTTCAGGGAAAAGCTCGCTGGTAATCGACACCGTCGCAAAGGCACTTGCTAACAAGCTCAACGGCGCGAGCCAACGGCCAGGGCCCTACAAGAAACTTCAAGGCGTGAGCAAACTCACGCGGCTGATCCATGTCGACCAGTCGCCGATCGGTCGCACGCCACGCAGCAACCCGGCCACGTTCACAGGCATTTTCGACGAGATCCGTCGCATTTTTGCCGGGACGAAACACTCGAAGCAACTCGGCTACAAACTGGGGCGGTTCAGCTTCAACACGAAGGGTGGGCGTTGCGAGCATTGCCAAGGACAAGGCGTCGAACGTGTCGAGATGCGTTTCTTGCCCGACTTGTTCGTGACCTGTCCCGTCTGCTACGGCAAACAGTTCAACCGGCAAACCCTAGCGGTCCGCTATCGTGAGAAATCAATCGCCGACGTCCTGGCGATGAGCATCGAGGAAGCGGTTGGTTTTTTCGAGAACCACGAGGCCGTCCACAAGATGCTCACCAGCTTGGTTGACGTAGGCCTCGGCTATTTGACGCTCGGTCAGCGAAGTACAACCCTCTCAGGCGGCGAGGCCCAACGGATCAAATTGGCCGCGGAGCTGGGGCGGCCCTCCAATGGCCACACGCTCTACATTCTCGACGAGCCGACCACCGGCCTGCACGCGGCAGACATTGATCGCTTGCTCAAAGTCCTGCACGGCTTAGTCGATCTTGGCCACACGGTGCTGGTGATCGAACACCACACCGACGTTATCCGCAACGCCGACTGGGTGACCGACCTTGGTCCCGAAGGGGGCGCCGAGGGAGGTCGGATTCTTGCAGCCGGGACGCCCGAAGATATTGCGGAGTGCGAGGAGAGCTTCACCGGGCAGTGGTTATAG
- a CDS encoding porin has product MSTSERCTQASLWWQRRRLIVLVSLAMLSQLLIVGFLSAAEPLPPIDTATADPVVAQAAHYNYYLAEADADEDEGDEEDEKSDVIKRLEKLEENYGDLEEDYSKLSDNYNDLKKKMKVTAFSGHGDATMKVNGRIHADMWSFPGDSLGVNILESGDPNVTPQDRVGFRRMRFGVKGKLAANMEYKIEMEFAGGNDSEFRDAYLGWNDLPVFHTVLLGNQKRPYGLDHLNSSRYNVFLERPFVIESFNQDARRWGLQSYGLSDDQAWNWRYGVFNQRLIQDEGNYVSDHWQMEFAGRLANTWWYDESSGGRGYGHWAVSSTFANPDGSGIDGRADNEARFRHRPEARSTNRWLNTGRIDGADDYQLVGAENVWNFGPVQIVGEYQNLWLQRREASEVFLHGGYVYIAYFLTGEHMPWERKSGTLGRIKPFENFFLVDTCCDGVRGGWGAWQLAYRYSYANFNDQDINGGIGNSHTLGLNWYWSPYARMQFNAIYGEIEDTAEAGFGVPGAYSILGARFMVDF; this is encoded by the coding sequence ATGAGTACTTCTGAAAGATGCACGCAAGCAAGTCTGTGGTGGCAACGCCGACGACTGATTGTGCTGGTCAGCTTGGCAATGTTAAGCCAATTGCTGATCGTTGGGTTTCTCTCGGCCGCGGAGCCGTTGCCACCAATCGACACGGCAACGGCAGACCCTGTGGTCGCCCAGGCAGCTCATTACAACTATTACCTCGCTGAGGCAGACGCCGACGAGGATGAAGGCGACGAAGAGGATGAAAAATCAGATGTCATTAAACGCCTTGAAAAGCTCGAAGAGAACTACGGCGATCTTGAGGAAGACTACAGCAAACTTTCGGACAACTACAACGACCTCAAGAAGAAGATGAAGGTCACTGCCTTCAGCGGTCATGGCGATGCCACGATGAAGGTGAACGGTCGTATCCACGCCGATATGTGGAGCTTCCCGGGTGACTCGCTAGGCGTGAATATTCTTGAGAGTGGCGACCCCAACGTCACGCCGCAAGACCGCGTTGGCTTCCGCCGGATGCGTTTTGGCGTGAAGGGCAAGCTTGCCGCCAACATGGAATACAAAATCGAAATGGAATTCGCCGGCGGTAACGACAGCGAATTCCGCGATGCTTACCTCGGCTGGAATGACTTGCCGGTGTTCCACACCGTGCTACTGGGTAACCAAAAGCGTCCTTACGGTTTGGATCACCTCAACAGTAGCCGTTACAACGTGTTCTTGGAACGTCCTTTCGTGATCGAAAGTTTCAACCAAGATGCACGTCGCTGGGGTCTGCAATCGTACGGCCTCTCCGACGACCAAGCCTGGAACTGGCGCTACGGTGTGTTCAACCAACGCCTGATTCAGGACGAAGGCAACTACGTCAGCGATCACTGGCAGATGGAGTTCGCTGGGCGTTTGGCGAACACCTGGTGGTACGACGAATCCTCCGGCGGACGTGGCTACGGTCACTGGGCGGTGAGCAGCACCTTCGCCAACCCCGATGGCAGCGGCATTGATGGACGTGCTGACAATGAAGCCCGTTTCCGGCATCGTCCTGAAGCTCGCTCGACCAACCGTTGGTTGAACACGGGGCGCATCGACGGTGCGGACGACTATCAGTTGGTCGGTGCGGAAAACGTCTGGAACTTCGGTCCCGTGCAGATTGTCGGCGAGTACCAAAACCTCTGGCTCCAACGCCGCGAGGCGAGCGAAGTTTTCTTGCATGGCGGTTACGTCTACATCGCCTACTTCCTGACTGGCGAACACATGCCTTGGGAACGCAAGAGCGGTACTCTCGGGCGGATCAAGCCGTTTGAGAACTTCTTCCTCGTTGATACCTGCTGCGACGGTGTCCGTGGTGGCTGGGGCGCGTGGCAACTGGCTTACCGCTACAGCTACGCCAACTTCAACGACCAAGATATCAACGGCGGTATCGGCAACAGCCACACGCTGGGGCTGAACTGGTACTGGAGCCCCTATGCTCGCATGCAGTTCAATGCCATCTACGGTGAGATCGAAGACACCGCCGAGGCCGGTTTCGGCGTGCCTGGAGCTTACTCGATCCTAGGGGCGCGTTTCATGGTGGACTTTTAA
- the fadA gene encoding acetyl-CoA C-acyltransferase FadA yields MKTAVIVDCCRTAIGRAHPERGAFRDVRSDDLAAAVVRALIERTGIDPAMIEDVVLGNTQQTKEQGFNVGRIVSLVAGLPSSVAGATVNRLCGSSLQALNQAAHSIAAGGEDVQIVGGLEHMHHLPMDHGVDFNPKLFHATSKGALHMGYTAEFLAQSQGITREAQDEFALASHQKAAAATEAGEFDAEIIPVWGRNEAGERVEVKTDQCIRPDTNLEQLAALKPAFMPGIGTVTAGNSSPLNDGAAAMLVMSEERAKELGLNPIARIRATAVAGVDPAVMGTGPVPATQKALKRAGLSLADIDLIELNEAFAAQTLACVQMLDIDQAKLNVRGGSLAIGHPLGASGARIATTLVHAMLARSDAQFGLATMCIGIGQGIATVVERV; encoded by the coding sequence ATGAAAACCGCTGTCATTGTTGATTGCTGTCGAACCGCTATTGGCCGTGCCCATCCCGAACGCGGCGCGTTTCGCGACGTCCGCTCCGACGATCTGGCCGCTGCCGTCGTACGTGCGCTAATCGAGCGCACCGGGATCGACCCTGCGATGATTGAAGACGTGGTCCTCGGCAACACGCAGCAGACCAAAGAGCAAGGCTTCAACGTCGGGCGGATTGTTTCACTGGTGGCCGGCTTGCCTTCCAGCGTTGCTGGGGCGACCGTCAATCGTCTGTGCGGTAGCAGCTTGCAGGCACTTAATCAGGCAGCGCACTCCATTGCCGCGGGTGGCGAAGACGTGCAGATCGTTGGCGGCTTAGAACACATGCACCATCTGCCGATGGACCACGGAGTCGACTTTAACCCCAAGCTGTTCCACGCCACCAGCAAGGGCGCGCTACACATGGGTTACACGGCCGAGTTCCTCGCCCAGTCGCAGGGAATCACCCGAGAGGCTCAAGACGAATTCGCGCTGGCCAGCCATCAAAAGGCCGCGGCAGCGACCGAAGCGGGTGAGTTCGATGCGGAGATCATCCCCGTCTGGGGTCGCAACGAAGCGGGCGAGCGCGTTGAAGTGAAGACCGACCAGTGCATTCGCCCCGATACGAATCTGGAGCAACTCGCTGCGCTAAAGCCAGCTTTTATGCCCGGCATCGGTACGGTCACCGCAGGAAATAGTTCACCCCTAAACGACGGTGCCGCCGCGATGCTGGTGATGAGCGAAGAGCGAGCGAAAGAACTCGGCCTAAACCCCATCGCGAGAATCCGCGCAACCGCGGTAGCCGGTGTCGACCCCGCGGTGATGGGCACGGGCCCCGTCCCCGCGACGCAAAAGGCACTCAAGCGCGCCGGCCTCTCGCTCGCTGACATCGACCTGATCGAACTGAACGAAGCTTTCGCCGCCCAGACTCTAGCCTGCGTGCAGATGCTCGACATTGATCAGGCGAAGCTCAACGTCCGCGGTGGCTCACTCGCGATCGGTCACCCGCTTGGTGCCAGCGGGGCGCGGATTGCCACGACGCTTGTCCATGCGATGCTCGCCCGCAGCGATGCTCAGTTTGGCTTGGCGACCATGTGCATCGGCATTGGGCAAGGGATTGCGACCGTGGTTGAGCGGGTGTAG
- a CDS encoding 3-hydroxyacyl-CoA dehydrogenase NAD-binding domain-containing protein, protein MSENSILSLEAVQDEAGEIAILTINDPNKGANVLSQSVLNDFENHLNGLEANENIVGLIIRSTKPGNFIAGADLKEFVADIDLPAEEVAKVARRGQELFGRLSKVPFVTVAAIDGVCFGGGAELAIWCDRRILVDNEKTNYAFPEVKLGLFPGWGGTARTPRIVGLANALELVTSGEGIGAEAAHAMGLAQDVVSASDQLLDAALRMVHYEAKAKDYLKDRDCWAAPIAAQDGEGRNGGLSETELGFLGATASAYIQQQTKGHYPAPLAALEVMLGAAGVDVEAACQMEAEGFTQVFGSPVNRALLNVFFLRDANKKQTGSDAEPQEISTAAVVGAGIMGQGIATANVKRGIPTALGDVSAEAVGRGVKGVLTEVSFNKKTKGPDVTKALEFTPLINGTLQDEEIAAADIVIEAIYENKEAKHELYKRLEPHLGEKAILCTNTSTIPVTTLAGVLKHPGQFCGLHFFNPVRRMPLVEVIRGEKTTDQTIATAVAYAKRLGKSPVVVNDGPGFLVNRVLLPYMNEALLLLEEGASIKAVDRAAKAFGMPMGPIELYDTVGLDVAIHAGGVMHAAFPDRVEPSSILPAMVESDRKGKKNGQGFFDYPPAKKGKKTPSETAEGIIAKHVKESKDFSSKELTERLMLPMLLEATRVLEDGVANSVQDVDLALIFGIGFPPFKGGLLFWADQVGPARILEQLEPYKSLGKRYEPTALLQSAAEDGRFYPIFF, encoded by the coding sequence ATGTCCGAGAACTCGATATTATCTCTCGAAGCTGTTCAAGATGAAGCAGGCGAGATCGCCATTCTGACGATCAACGACCCCAACAAGGGCGCCAACGTCCTCTCGCAGAGCGTGCTGAACGATTTTGAGAATCATCTCAACGGACTGGAAGCGAACGAGAACATCGTTGGCCTCATTATTCGCTCCACCAAGCCAGGCAATTTCATTGCCGGAGCCGACCTAAAAGAGTTCGTCGCAGATATTGATCTTCCCGCGGAAGAAGTCGCCAAGGTTGCTCGTCGCGGGCAAGAGTTGTTTGGGCGTCTCTCGAAAGTTCCGTTTGTGACAGTCGCCGCCATCGACGGTGTCTGCTTCGGTGGCGGGGCCGAACTGGCCATATGGTGTGACCGACGAATCCTCGTTGACAATGAGAAGACCAACTACGCCTTCCCCGAGGTCAAGCTGGGCCTCTTCCCAGGCTGGGGCGGGACTGCCCGCACACCCAGGATTGTCGGCCTAGCCAACGCCTTAGAACTGGTGACCAGCGGTGAGGGAATCGGCGCTGAGGCTGCCCACGCGATGGGTTTGGCTCAAGATGTTGTTTCCGCGAGCGATCAGTTGCTCGATGCAGCGCTCCGCATGGTTCATTATGAAGCGAAGGCCAAAGACTACCTCAAGGATCGCGACTGCTGGGCAGCTCCAATTGCTGCCCAAGACGGAGAAGGTCGTAATGGAGGCCTAAGCGAGACGGAACTTGGCTTCCTCGGTGCTACGGCCAGTGCCTACATCCAGCAACAAACCAAAGGGCATTACCCGGCACCCTTGGCGGCGCTGGAAGTCATGCTCGGAGCGGCAGGCGTTGATGTTGAGGCTGCGTGCCAAATGGAGGCCGAAGGATTCACACAGGTCTTCGGATCGCCGGTGAATCGCGCGCTGCTGAATGTTTTCTTCCTGCGGGACGCGAACAAGAAGCAGACGGGTAGTGATGCTGAACCTCAGGAGATCAGTACCGCCGCAGTCGTGGGCGCCGGCATCATGGGGCAAGGCATTGCTACGGCGAATGTCAAACGCGGTATCCCCACGGCTCTGGGCGACGTTTCTGCCGAAGCTGTCGGGCGCGGCGTGAAAGGCGTGCTCACCGAAGTGAGCTTCAACAAAAAAACAAAAGGCCCCGATGTCACGAAAGCTCTCGAATTCACGCCGCTGATCAACGGTACGCTACAAGATGAGGAGATCGCCGCTGCAGACATCGTGATCGAAGCGATTTATGAAAACAAAGAGGCGAAGCACGAGCTCTACAAACGGCTCGAACCGCACTTGGGCGAAAAAGCGATCCTCTGCACGAACACGTCGACGATCCCCGTGACCACTTTGGCCGGGGTGCTTAAGCACCCCGGCCAGTTCTGCGGTCTCCATTTCTTCAACCCTGTGCGACGTATGCCGCTGGTTGAAGTAATCCGCGGAGAAAAAACCACCGACCAAACCATCGCCACTGCCGTCGCCTATGCGAAACGTCTCGGCAAGTCGCCCGTTGTGGTGAACGATGGCCCCGGCTTCCTCGTGAACCGCGTGCTACTGCCTTACATGAACGAGGCGCTGCTGCTGCTTGAAGAAGGTGCCTCGATCAAAGCGGTCGATCGTGCTGCCAAAGCGTTTGGAATGCCCATGGGTCCCATTGAACTGTACGACACCGTGGGCCTCGACGTAGCCATTCACGCCGGCGGCGTGATGCACGCGGCATTCCCAGACCGCGTCGAGCCCTCGTCAATTCTGCCAGCGATGGTCGAGTCAGACCGCAAAGGAAAGAAAAACGGCCAAGGCTTCTTCGATTACCCACCTGCCAAAAAAGGGAAGAAGACGCCCAGCGAGACGGCCGAGGGAATCATTGCCAAGCATGTAAAAGAATCAAAAGACTTTAGCTCCAAGGAACTAACGGAGCGTTTGATGCTACCGATGCTGCTTGAAGCGACACGTGTCCTCGAAGACGGCGTGGCCAACAGCGTTCAGGATGTCGACCTCGCGTTGATCTTCGGCATCGGCTTCCCGCCGTTCAAAGGAGGTCTCTTGTTCTGGGCAGACCAAGTCGGCCCGGCGAGGATTCTCGAACAGCTTGAACCCTACAAGTCACTAGGCAAAAGATACGAGCCAACCGCCCTGCTGCAATCCGCAGCAGAGGATGGAAGGTTCTATCCCATTTTTTTTTGA
- a CDS encoding DUF4430 domain-containing protein has protein sequence MSERENSPPEPHAAASEIDSPDDHGLIGKNDGPWWMYPLVLVGALAIVGLLAERANRPPMPEGTSLAEWTPLEPADNKPVAETVKLTIDFGNGATRSFEKLPWNEGMTVADLMQAAKEFRPGIRYEAKGEGKTAFLDSLEGVAGGGVNERNWLYRVNGEHAKKSYGVFELQPGDEVLWIYERGEGE, from the coding sequence ATGTCAGAGAGAGAAAACAGCCCACCCGAACCTCATGCTGCCGCCTCGGAAATCGATAGTCCCGACGATCACGGACTCATCGGCAAGAACGATGGCCCTTGGTGGATGTATCCGCTGGTGCTTGTGGGCGCACTTGCGATCGTCGGCTTATTGGCCGAACGAGCCAATCGTCCCCCGATGCCCGAAGGAACAAGTCTTGCCGAATGGACACCTCTGGAACCTGCCGATAACAAGCCTGTCGCGGAGACGGTCAAGCTGACAATCGACTTTGGTAATGGTGCCACACGCTCATTCGAGAAGCTTCCCTGGAACGAGGGAATGACCGTCGCTGACCTAATGCAAGCCGCCAAAGAGTTTCGCCCGGGGATTCGTTATGAGGCCAAAGGGGAAGGAAAGACCGCCTTTCTTGATTCGCTCGAAGGAGTCGCCGGTGGTGGCGTTAACGAGCGGAACTGGCTATACCGCGTGAATGGGGAGCATGCGAAAAAGAGCTACGGCGTTTTCGAGCTTCAGCCAGGAGATGAGGTGCTCTGGATTTACGAGCGGGGGGAAGGCGAGTAG
- a CDS encoding DUF6580 family putative transport protein, whose amino-acid sequence MNRDTLRDLIVFTLLLTIGVVGRWAQPAWNFTPLAAVAMMGGYYFRSLLPALLLPLGVLAVSDLTLLAHNSLAVQLSVYLAVCVPWMFGRSLRNKENYRTLFALGGGVASSLAFFVVTNLAVWAAHNYYPHTWAGLVECYVAAVPFFRTMLAGDIFYVSILFGGLSLAEQLSARRVEAK is encoded by the coding sequence ATGAACCGCGACACACTCCGAGATCTGATTGTCTTCACACTGCTGCTCACGATTGGCGTCGTTGGCCGTTGGGCCCAGCCTGCTTGGAATTTCACGCCGTTGGCAGCTGTCGCGATGATGGGAGGGTATTACTTCCGGTCCCTGTTGCCGGCCCTGCTGTTGCCGCTTGGAGTGCTTGCCGTGAGCGACCTCACGTTGCTGGCCCACAATAGCTTGGCGGTGCAGTTATCGGTTTACTTGGCTGTCTGTGTACCTTGGATGTTCGGACGGTCACTGCGGAACAAAGAGAACTATCGAACTCTCTTCGCACTGGGTGGTGGAGTCGCCTCCTCATTGGCCTTCTTCGTTGTTACGAATTTGGCAGTGTGGGCAGCTCATAATTACTATCCGCACACCTGGGCCGGATTGGTCGAATGCTACGTCGCCGCTGTGCCGTTCTTCCGCACGATGCTTGCCGGGGACATTTTCTATGTCAGCATTTTGTTTGGCGGACTAAGCTTGGCCGAGCAGCTCTCAGCACGGAGAGTCGAGGCAAAGTAA
- a CDS encoding terpene cyclase/mutase family protein — protein MIRSKSFLRLTLIALATVLVKPAQAEVVAEVVIDAPRPAAAKDSKQALEKSVQRGIAYLTKTQAEDGSWSSKTGIGITALNTAALLSQGVKVDEPVIAKALKHLEANIRDDGGIYSDGSRYRNYETCLAIMALLRANDGKEGGKYDAAIAKAEKFVKGIQWDEEEGYDRTHVGYGGAGYGKHNRPDLSNTAFLMETLKELGTDANDPAMYRALAFVSRTQNLPSEHNQAEAPKKNPDGGFYYTPIAGGSSQAGETENGGLRSYGSMTYAGLKSMIYAGVDRNDPRVKAAFEWISKYYSLQENPGLGTSGLYYYFHTFAKALDAIGEETLTDADGTKHNWREELATTLINRQRPDGSWANDNQRWLEADANLSTGYALMALSYCKK, from the coding sequence ATGATCCGTAGCAAAAGCTTCCTTCGCCTTACCCTGATCGCTCTGGCAACCGTTCTCGTCAAACCGGCCCAAGCTGAAGTCGTCGCCGAAGTCGTTATCGATGCTCCGCGGCCTGCCGCGGCAAAGGATTCGAAGCAGGCTCTTGAGAAGTCGGTGCAGCGGGGCATTGCTTACCTCACCAAGACCCAGGCCGAAGACGGTTCGTGGAGCAGCAAGACCGGCATCGGCATCACCGCACTCAACACGGCAGCACTTCTGTCGCAGGGAGTGAAAGTTGATGAGCCGGTGATCGCCAAAGCGCTCAAACACTTAGAAGCAAACATCCGCGACGACGGCGGTATCTACTCCGACGGTTCTCGCTACCGCAACTACGAAACCTGCCTTGCGATCATGGCTCTGCTACGTGCTAACGACGGTAAGGAGGGCGGCAAGTACGACGCCGCCATTGCGAAGGCTGAGAAGTTCGTCAAAGGCATTCAGTGGGACGAAGAGGAAGGTTACGACCGAACCCATGTCGGCTACGGTGGGGCGGGCTACGGTAAGCACAATCGGCCCGATCTGTCGAACACAGCGTTCCTGATGGAAACCCTCAAGGAACTCGGCACCGACGCGAACGATCCGGCGATGTACCGTGCGCTAGCCTTCGTCTCGCGAACGCAAAACCTCCCCAGCGAACACAATCAGGCGGAAGCCCCCAAGAAAAACCCTGACGGTGGTTTCTATTACACGCCCATCGCCGGCGGCTCAAGCCAAGCGGGCGAAACGGAAAACGGCGGGCTCCGCAGCTACGGCTCGATGACCTACGCCGGCCTCAAGAGCATGATCTACGCAGGCGTTGATCGGAACGATCCCCGCGTGAAAGCAGCCTTCGAGTGGATCAGCAAGTACTACTCGCTCCAAGAGAACCCTGGCCTCGGGACTTCGGGCCTCTACTACTACTTCCACACCTTCGCCAAGGCGCTCGACGCCATCGGCGAAGAGACCCTCACCGACGCCGATGGCACGAAGCACAACTGGCGCGAGGAACTGGCGACAACCCTCATCAACCGCCAACGCCCCGACGGCAGTTGGGCCAACGACAACCAGCGCTGGCTGGAAGCGGATGCGAATCTCTCGACGGGGTATGCGCTGATGGCGTTGAGTTATTGCAAGAAGTAG
- a CDS encoding co-chaperone GroES — MKVVPLGDKLVIRRESAEETTAGGIVLPDSAKETPQQGRVLAVGDGTLLPDGTRAAHEVQEGDRVIFGSYGGTEVSIDDEELLILRADEVLAILR, encoded by the coding sequence ATGAAAGTTGTGCCTTTAGGGGACAAGTTGGTCATCCGCCGCGAATCCGCTGAGGAAACTACTGCCGGAGGAATCGTGTTGCCCGACAGTGCGAAGGAGACTCCCCAACAGGGACGTGTCCTCGCCGTCGGCGATGGCACGTTGCTACCAGATGGCACCCGCGCGGCTCATGAAGTTCAGGAAGGCGATCGCGTGATCTTCGGCAGCTATGGCGGCACGGAAGTGTCCATCGATGACGAGGAACTTCTGATTCTGCGTGCGGACGAAGTGCTGGCGATCTTGCGGTAG